From the genome of Cognaticolwellia beringensis, one region includes:
- a CDS encoding DUF418 domain-containing protein, which translates to MHKLKNKNNKNNKKYKGKFISDNHFNEKEVVSSATPNIEPLAPIIISERIDAMDILRGLALVGILLMNIEWFNRALASLGSQDTSLTGLDHAVGWLIRCFVEGKFYKLFALLFGMGFAVMLIRAKAAERPFGAWFSRRMLALIVLGLLHMIFLWGGDILHNYGIAGLFLLGWVTLLKKPHFKKYDNPKSFFKLSVVWLSVPIVLSLLAGIGFGLFNDTEDLTNQWHEQIQLSERVEAIKLAHETLAQQKSEALAEVAATELLVEESEMSAIEAVKSDIESEIESEIDSTVLAGTDDDVAVINSTDVTAEPIELSDEELMEQQAQAMVVQQAEMQLEVDKEERAFTQASYWQATEHRFNFSLFMLMFSIPFTLTMLVPIFILGYWLVSSGVMKNYQQHASAFKIMAYVGVGLGAVLETGGLLVAQHPVANQVMLLQGVGQTLFFIGQFVMTVGYFGLIMRLLTHEKWQSRLAVFTPMGRMALTNYIMHSVILTSIFYGYAGGYFGEISRAPQMLIVFAIIVFQLLFSRWWLNNYAFGPLEWLWRCLSYKKLQPMRIQ; encoded by the coding sequence TTGCATAAGCTGAAAAATAAAAACAATAAAAACAATAAAAAATATAAAGGGAAGTTTATTTCAGATAATCACTTTAATGAGAAAGAAGTAGTCTCTAGCGCAACGCCGAACATTGAACCCTTAGCCCCCATTATTATTAGCGAACGTATTGATGCTATGGATATCCTTAGGGGGCTAGCATTGGTTGGTATTCTCTTAATGAATATTGAGTGGTTTAATCGCGCACTTGCGAGTTTAGGGAGTCAAGACACGAGTTTAACCGGGCTTGACCACGCCGTTGGCTGGTTAATTCGTTGTTTTGTGGAAGGGAAATTTTACAAATTATTTGCGTTGTTATTCGGTATGGGCTTTGCGGTTATGCTGATCAGAGCGAAAGCCGCAGAACGACCTTTTGGGGCTTGGTTTTCACGTCGTATGCTAGCGTTAATTGTACTTGGTTTACTCCATATGATTTTTTTATGGGGCGGCGACATTCTACATAATTATGGTATTGCAGGCCTTTTCCTTTTAGGTTGGGTAACGCTACTGAAAAAACCGCATTTTAAAAAATATGACAATCCAAAATCATTTTTCAAACTATCTGTCGTTTGGTTATCGGTACCTATCGTTTTGTCGCTTTTGGCCGGTATCGGTTTTGGGCTCTTTAATGATACTGAAGATTTAACGAACCAGTGGCATGAGCAAATTCAATTATCAGAGCGTGTTGAGGCAATCAAATTAGCCCATGAAACATTAGCACAGCAAAAAAGTGAAGCCTTAGCAGAGGTAGCAGCGACTGAGTTACTTGTTGAAGAATCAGAAATGTCTGCAATAGAAGCGGTTAAAAGTGACATTGAAAGTGAGATTGAAAGTGAGATTGATAGTACCGTACTGGCTGGCACTGATGATGACGTGGCGGTAATTAATAGCACTGATGTTACAGCAGAGCCGATCGAGCTTTCTGATGAAGAATTAATGGAACAGCAGGCGCAAGCTATGGTTGTTCAGCAGGCTGAAATGCAACTAGAAGTCGATAAAGAAGAGCGTGCTTTTACACAAGCTAGCTACTGGCAGGCAACGGAGCATCGTTTTAATTTTTCTTTGTTTATGTTGATGTTTAGCATCCCTTTCACGCTAACCATGCTTGTGCCCATTTTTATCTTAGGTTACTGGTTAGTGTCTAGCGGTGTGATGAAAAATTATCAACAGCATGCATCGGCATTTAAAATTATGGCCTATGTTGGTGTTGGTTTGGGCGCGGTGCTAGAAACCGGTGGCTTGCTTGTGGCACAACATCCAGTGGCGAATCAAGTTATGCTATTACAGGGGGTTGGGCAAACATTATTCTTTATTGGTCAGTTTGTTATGACGGTAGGGTATTTTGGCTTGATTATGCGCTTGCTAACGCATGAAAAGTGGCAAAGTCGACTTGCTGTATTTACCCCTATGGGTAGAATGGCACTGACCAATTACATTATGCATTCAGTCATTTTAACCAGTATATTTTATGGTTATGCGGGCGGCTATTTTGGTGAAATCTCTCGGGCACCACAAATGCTAATTGTTTTTGCTATTATTGTTTTTCAACTGCTATTTTCACGTTGGTGGCTTAATAATTACGCGTTTGGCCCATTAGAATGGTTATGGCGCTGTTTGTCGTATAAAAAATTACAACCCATGCGTATTCAGTAA
- the ubiK gene encoding ubiquinone biosynthesis accessory factor UbiK, producing the protein MINAKKIEEIAKQVTDSIPAGLKDFANEMEDKTKVVLQRKLSQLDVVTREEFDVQTQVLIKTRAKLTDLEEKVAALEAKLTAE; encoded by the coding sequence ATGATCAACGCAAAAAAAATAGAAGAAATAGCCAAACAAGTAACGGATTCAATTCCTGCGGGATTAAAAGATTTTGCTAACGAAATGGAAGATAAAACTAAAGTGGTTTTACAGCGTAAGCTGTCTCAACTTGACGTAGTGACACGTGAAGAATTTGATGTCCAAACGCAGGTGTTAATTAAAACACGCGCTAAATTAACTGACCTTGAAGAAAAAGTTGCCGCACTTGAAGCAAAGCTAACAGCCGAGTAG
- the rep gene encoding DNA helicase Rep, with amino-acid sequence MKLNPGQNEAKKYVDGPCLVLAGAGSGKTGVICQKIAYLIQNCGYKAKNIAAVTFTNKAAREMKERVVKMMDKSQTRGLTVCTFHSLGLDIIRRELKTLGYKPGFTLFDDQDSLALLKELTQEQLDGDKDLISKLQMMISNWKNELLLPDAAIKQASDADALQYAEFYAMYQKHMKAYNALDFDDLILIPTLLMRNYPEVRTRWQQKIKYMLVDEYQDTNASQYELVKQITGEQGLLTVVGDDDQSIYSWRGAKPQNLVLLGEDYPNLKLIKLEQNYRSSGRILKCANTLIANNPHVYDKALFSELNYGVELRVLQTKNEDHEVERVVGELIGHRFLNKSKFKDYAILYRGNHQSRLLEKALMTNRIPYKINGGTSFFSRAEIKDMMAFLRVLVNPDDDNAFLRIVNVPRREIGPTTLEKLGSYANIRQISMFAASFELGLEQHLTGRGLISVQRFTRWLVETADHAERGETSAVLRSMVREINYEDWLYDTSPSAKAAEMRMKNVTQLFSWVTQMLEGEDDEEPMTLAQVVTRLTLRDMMERNEDEEDTDQVQLMTLHASKGLEFPYVFLIGMEEGLLPHQTSMDEGNVEEERRLAYVGITRAQRELIFTYARERRQFGEVSRTEASRFLHELPQDDLSWELTQTKQSIEKKQETAKMGVANLREMLKQKK; translated from the coding sequence ATGAAATTAAACCCAGGTCAAAATGAAGCAAAAAAATATGTTGATGGTCCATGCTTAGTATTAGCAGGAGCGGGCAGCGGTAAAACTGGGGTTATTTGTCAGAAAATTGCGTACTTAATTCAAAATTGTGGTTATAAAGCGAAAAATATTGCAGCGGTAACATTTACCAACAAAGCCGCACGTGAAATGAAAGAGCGTGTAGTTAAAATGATGGATAAGTCGCAAACAAGGGGGTTAACGGTATGTACGTTTCACTCTTTGGGTTTAGATATTATTCGTCGAGAATTAAAAACGTTAGGCTACAAACCCGGCTTTACCTTATTTGATGATCAAGACAGCTTAGCGTTATTGAAAGAGCTCACCCAAGAGCAGCTTGATGGTGATAAAGACTTAATTAGCAAGCTTCAAATGATGATTTCAAATTGGAAGAATGAATTGTTACTGCCCGATGCTGCCATTAAACAAGCCAGTGATGCAGATGCCCTGCAATATGCTGAGTTTTATGCCATGTATCAAAAGCATATGAAGGCCTACAACGCGCTAGATTTTGATGACTTGATTTTAATACCAACGTTATTAATGCGCAATTATCCAGAAGTGCGTACGCGCTGGCAGCAAAAAATCAAGTATATGCTGGTAGATGAATATCAAGATACGAATGCCAGCCAGTATGAATTAGTAAAGCAAATAACCGGCGAGCAAGGTTTATTAACGGTTGTGGGTGACGATGACCAATCAATATACTCATGGCGTGGTGCTAAGCCGCAAAATTTAGTGTTATTAGGTGAAGACTACCCCAATCTTAAGTTGATTAAACTTGAGCAAAACTATCGCTCTAGCGGGCGTATTCTAAAGTGTGCCAATACCTTAATTGCCAATAACCCGCATGTTTATGATAAAGCGTTGTTTAGCGAGCTTAATTACGGTGTTGAATTACGTGTATTGCAAACTAAAAATGAAGATCATGAAGTAGAGCGAGTCGTCGGTGAATTAATAGGTCATCGCTTTTTAAATAAGAGTAAATTTAAAGATTATGCGATTTTGTATCGCGGTAATCATCAGTCTCGCTTACTTGAAAAAGCCTTAATGACCAACAGAATACCTTATAAAATTAATGGCGGTACTTCGTTTTTTTCCCGTGCTGAAATAAAAGATATGATGGCGTTTTTAAGAGTGTTAGTGAACCCTGATGACGACAACGCTTTTTTGCGTATTGTGAACGTACCACGACGAGAAATTGGTCCAACAACGCTAGAAAAATTGGGCAGTTATGCCAATATACGACAAATTAGCATGTTTGCCGCCAGTTTCGAATTAGGCCTAGAGCAACACCTAACGGGTCGCGGATTGATCAGTGTGCAACGATTTACACGTTGGTTGGTAGAGACAGCTGATCATGCCGAGCGTGGTGAAACATCAGCGGTATTGCGCTCAATGGTGCGTGAAATTAATTACGAAGATTGGCTATACGATACCTCGCCCAGCGCAAAAGCAGCAGAAATGCGTATGAAAAACGTTACTCAGTTGTTTAGTTGGGTCACGCAAATGCTCGAAGGTGAAGACGATGAAGAGCCCATGACCTTGGCGCAAGTTGTTACACGACTGACTTTGCGCGACATGATGGAACGTAATGAAGATGAGGAAGATACTGACCAAGTACAATTAATGACATTACATGCCTCTAAAGGCTTGGAGTTTCCTTATGTGTTTCTCATTGGTATGGAAGAGGGCTTATTACCGCATCAAACCAGTATGGATGAAGGTAATGTTGAAGAAGAACGTCGTTTAGCTTATGTTGGCATTACCCGTGCCCAGCGAGAATTAATTTTTACTTATGCCAGAGAGCGCAGACAGTTTGGTGAGGTGTCTCGCACTGAAGCGAGTCGGTTTTTACATGAATTACCGCAAGACGACTTAAGTTGGGAGCTCACGCAAACTAAACAGAGCATAGAAAAAAAGCAAGAGACGGCCAAAATGGGTGTGGCAAATTTACGTGAGATGCTAAAACAAAAAAAATAA
- a CDS encoding GGDEF domain-containing protein has product MIKRSTTEKMLLILSAFAVITISPFVYLRWLDGDMVMASIDASLVIVTAAFFLFVYRTRKVDTAKAWLSSFFAVAIVTIVAIRGESHLFWLYPCMIAFYYILPARAAGIICFIAILLIAIILFPVSSVLEFLTITFTLFLTALFSYVIFNNYNKTNEKLALLASIDPLTSSGNRRALDKKLEKILADQKREASKVSLLLLDLDHFKKINDNYGHANGDIVLVELVSLIQKHTRSLDDLYRYGGEEFIILPLKVDLSEAKQIAEKLRIIIEKSTFAEDISLTVSIGVSQYHAGETAEAWISRADAALYVAKDSGRNRVVTETEVTKEAIEAKSVEENGS; this is encoded by the coding sequence ATGATAAAACGATCAACAACAGAAAAAATGCTACTGATATTAAGTGCGTTTGCGGTTATTACCATTTCGCCATTTGTATATTTACGTTGGCTTGATGGTGATATGGTCATGGCGTCTATTGATGCCTCACTTGTGATTGTGACGGCGGCATTTTTTCTTTTTGTATATCGTACTAGGAAAGTTGATACCGCCAAAGCTTGGCTTTCTAGTTTCTTTGCTGTCGCTATTGTGACTATAGTTGCTATTCGTGGCGAGTCTCATTTATTTTGGTTGTACCCTTGTATGATCGCTTTTTACTATATATTACCTGCACGGGCGGCCGGCATAATATGCTTCATTGCTATCTTGCTCATTGCCATCATATTATTTCCCGTTTCTAGTGTTTTAGAATTTTTAACTATTACGTTTACACTGTTTTTAACGGCTTTATTTTCTTATGTTATTTTTAATAATTACAACAAAACAAATGAAAAGTTAGCATTGCTAGCGAGTATTGACCCGTTAACCTCGTCAGGTAACCGTCGCGCTTTAGATAAAAAACTTGAGAAAATTCTAGCTGATCAAAAAAGAGAGGCTTCGAAAGTTTCATTACTATTATTAGATTTAGATCATTTTAAGAAAATTAATGATAATTATGGTCATGCAAATGGCGATATAGTACTGGTGGAATTAGTCAGTTTGATACAAAAACATACCAGATCTCTAGATGATCTTTATCGCTATGGTGGTGAAGAATTTATTATTCTACCGTTAAAAGTCGACTTGTCTGAGGCTAAGCAGATAGCAGAAAAATTACGGATTATTATCGAAAAATCTACTTTTGCTGAAGATATCTCTTTAACAGTTTCTATTGGTGTTTCACAATATCATGCTGGCGAGACCGCAGAAGCTTGGATTAGTCGAGCAGATGCCGCGCTATATGTCGCAAAAGATAGTGGCCGAAATCGTGTGGTTACAGAAACAGAAGTGACAAAGGAAGCGATTGAAGCTAAGTCAGTTGAAGAGAATGGAAGCTAG
- a CDS encoding DUF1456 family protein, with the protein MTNNEVLHHIRYIFTLSNEKISAIFQHAECPKTEEEISNFFRKNGEPSFTRIADNHLASFLDGLIIEYRGAKEGAQAQLNQPVNNNIVFNKVKIALALKAEDIIALLDSAELTLSKHELSAFFRKPEHKHFRTCNDDTLLKFFNGLHLQNRQAILEIKE; encoded by the coding sequence ATGACTAACAACGAAGTTTTACATCATATTCGTTATATATTTACCTTAAGCAACGAAAAAATATCCGCTATTTTTCAACATGCTGAATGTCCAAAAACCGAAGAAGAAATTAGCAATTTTTTCCGTAAAAACGGTGAGCCATCTTTTACGCGGATCGCTGATAACCATTTAGCGAGTTTTCTTGATGGCTTAATAATAGAGTATCGTGGAGCAAAAGAGGGTGCGCAAGCGCAGTTGAATCAGCCAGTAAATAACAATATCGTCTTTAATAAAGTGAAAATTGCTTTAGCGTTAAAAGCTGAAGATATTATCGCTTTACTCGACTCTGCTGAGTTAACCTTAAGTAAGCACGAGCTTAGTGCTTTTTTCCGCAAACCAGAGCATAAGCACTTCCGTACATGTAACGACGACACGTTACTGAAATTTTTTAATGGTTTACATTTACAAAACCGACAAGCTATTTTAGAAATCAAAGAATAA
- the ubiB gene encoding ubiquinone biosynthesis regulatory protein kinase UbiB: protein MSSKRLYKIVKTFLQFGLDELVPKKYLPWYMRIVRGSLFWLRNKHKDKTKAQRVRLAIESLGPVFVKFGQMLSTRRDLLPDDFARELTLLQDKVPAFSGEAAQEIIITAIGAEMFAEQFKDFDLTPLASASIAQVHTATLLQHDGEQEVVLKVLRPNIEETILADINVMSLFAKVVARWLPDGKRLRPVEVVAEYKKTIIEELDLNREAGNAIQLKRNFSQGRASDKVLYVPEIYSEYSSKNVMVMERIYGIGVGEVETLQAKNIDMKLLAERGVEVFFTQVFRDSFFHADMHPGNVFVDATKPLDPTWIAIDYGIVGTLNREDKRYLAENFVAFFNRDYRKVAQLHVDSGWVPSETSVDEFEFAIRTVCEPIFNKPLSEISFGQVLVNLFNTARRFNMEVQPQLVLLQKTLLYIEGLGRQLYPALDLWQTAKPFLENWVKEQMGIKAVYKKVKENLPFWNEKLPEIPDLVYDYLKTNREAQRQQLMSLKQIQLQQQQHSKQMTKLAVIATLAICLTISFT, encoded by the coding sequence GTGAGTAGTAAACGTTTATACAAAATAGTAAAAACATTTCTTCAGTTCGGGCTAGACGAGCTTGTACCGAAAAAGTACCTGCCGTGGTACATGAGAATTGTACGCGGCTCTTTGTTTTGGCTTAGAAACAAACACAAAGATAAAACCAAGGCTCAGCGTGTTCGACTCGCTATAGAGTCATTAGGTCCAGTATTTGTTAAGTTTGGTCAAATGCTATCAACCCGCCGAGATTTATTACCCGACGATTTCGCGCGAGAACTGACGCTATTACAAGATAAAGTGCCGGCATTTTCTGGCGAGGCTGCTCAGGAGATAATCATAACGGCGATTGGCGCGGAAATGTTTGCTGAACAGTTTAAAGATTTCGACTTAACTCCATTAGCATCAGCTTCTATTGCCCAAGTACACACGGCTACCCTGCTACAACACGATGGTGAGCAAGAAGTGGTGCTGAAGGTACTACGACCCAATATTGAAGAAACTATTTTAGCTGACATCAACGTCATGTCGCTATTTGCCAAAGTCGTTGCCCGTTGGTTACCCGATGGTAAGCGTTTACGCCCAGTTGAAGTCGTAGCAGAATATAAAAAAACAATTATAGAAGAGTTAGATTTAAATCGCGAAGCGGGAAATGCCATTCAATTAAAACGCAATTTCAGCCAAGGTCGAGCTAGTGACAAAGTGCTTTACGTCCCTGAAATATATAGTGAGTACAGTTCTAAAAACGTCATGGTAATGGAGCGTATTTACGGTATCGGTGTCGGTGAAGTCGAGACATTACAGGCAAAAAATATTGACATGAAACTGCTTGCTGAACGCGGTGTTGAAGTCTTTTTCACGCAAGTATTCCGGGACAGTTTTTTTCATGCGGACATGCATCCTGGCAATGTTTTTGTCGATGCAACAAAGCCACTAGATCCCACTTGGATTGCGATTGATTACGGTATTGTCGGTACCTTAAATCGTGAAGACAAGCGCTATTTAGCAGAAAATTTTGTCGCATTCTTTAACCGTGACTATCGTAAAGTGGCACAATTACATGTTGATTCAGGCTGGGTACCCAGTGAGACCAGTGTTGACGAATTTGAGTTTGCTATTCGCACAGTTTGCGAACCTATATTTAATAAACCCTTATCTGAAATATCGTTTGGTCAGGTTTTAGTTAATCTTTTTAATACCGCTCGACGCTTTAATATGGAAGTACAGCCTCAGCTAGTGTTACTACAAAAAACACTGCTTTATATTGAAGGTTTGGGCCGACAGCTCTACCCTGCTTTAGATCTTTGGCAAACAGCCAAACCATTTTTAGAAAACTGGGTAAAAGAACAAATGGGCATTAAAGCCGTTTATAAAAAGGTCAAAGAGAACCTACCTTTTTGGAATGAAAAACTGCCAGAAATTCCTGATTTGGTCTACGATTACTTAAAAACTAATCGCGAAGCTCAGCGTCAGCAATTAATGTCACTGAAACAAATACAGCTGCAGCAGCAACAACACAGCAAGCAAATGACAAAACTGGCCGTTATAGCCACACTCGCCATTTGCTTGACCATTAGCTTTACTTAA
- a CDS encoding ubiquinone biosynthesis accessory factor UbiJ — translation MRQTISQQLMFAQALSALLETVINQFLRYNLHGTRALKPLSGKTLTVKLAELPFPLSFTISHEKIHVTTSDEHNDCCIITSISTLIELNKEQQLTDLIKNDKLDIQGDLKVAQRFSEIAQTLDIDWQSELAKRIGDIPAYKIDELGRQLIKKLNFASQQIQADASEWLIHEKRLMVTAAEISYFSHDVEHLEQQAHVLSQRIEQLINQQSKKS, via the coding sequence ATGCGTCAGACTATCAGTCAGCAACTTATGTTTGCTCAGGCCTTAAGCGCGCTGCTAGAAACCGTTATTAATCAGTTTCTGCGCTATAACTTGCACGGCACAAGGGCATTAAAACCTTTATCTGGGAAAACACTGACGGTGAAACTTGCAGAACTACCGTTTCCTTTAAGCTTTACCATTAGCCATGAAAAAATACATGTAACGACCAGTGATGAGCATAATGATTGCTGCATCATTACCAGTATCAGCACGTTAATTGAACTCAATAAAGAACAACAACTTACTGATTTAATTAAAAACGATAAACTCGATATTCAAGGTGATCTAAAAGTAGCTCAGCGTTTTTCCGAGATTGCTCAAACTCTTGATATTGATTGGCAAAGTGAGTTAGCCAAACGTATTGGTGATATTCCTGCCTACAAGATAGACGAGCTAGGTCGCCAGTTAATAAAAAAATTAAACTTTGCGTCTCAACAAATTCAAGCCGATGCCAGCGAATGGTTAATTCATGAAAAGCGATTGATGGTAACAGCAGCTGAAATATCTTATTTTAGTCATGATGTAGAACATTTAGAGCAACAAGCTCATGTTTTAAGCCAACGAATTGAGCAATTAATCAATCAACAAAGCAAAAAATCATAA
- the ubiE gene encoding bifunctional demethylmenaquinone methyltransferase/2-methoxy-6-polyprenyl-1,4-benzoquinol methylase UbiE, translating into MSAHDQNHPINNDNSEEATTHFGFQTVEKNEKESKVASVFHSVAQQYDVMNDLMSFGIHRLWKRFTIDASGVRPGNKVLDLAGGTGDLTAKFSQLVGREGKVILADINSSMLNVGRDKLRDRGLVQNIEYVQANAQYLPFEDNTFDVITIAFGLRNVTDKDMALRSMYRVLKPGGRLLVLEFSKPEHELVNKAYDFYSFNILPKMGELVAKDGESYQYLAESIRMHPDQETLKNMMDDAGFEQTSYKNLTGGVVALHKGYKF; encoded by the coding sequence ATGTCTGCACACGATCAAAATCATCCAATTAACAACGACAACAGTGAAGAAGCCACCACTCACTTTGGTTTTCAAACCGTCGAAAAAAATGAAAAAGAGTCGAAAGTTGCCAGCGTATTTCATTCTGTTGCCCAGCAATACGATGTGATGAATGATTTGATGTCATTTGGTATTCATCGCTTATGGAAACGTTTTACCATCGACGCCAGTGGCGTACGTCCAGGCAACAAAGTATTAGACTTAGCCGGTGGTACCGGTGATTTAACAGCAAAATTCTCTCAACTTGTTGGCCGCGAAGGTAAAGTTATACTCGCTGATATTAATAGCTCAATGCTGAATGTTGGTCGCGATAAGTTACGTGACCGTGGTTTAGTACAAAATATTGAATATGTACAAGCAAACGCTCAATATTTACCGTTTGAAGATAATACTTTTGATGTGATCACCATAGCGTTTGGTTTACGTAATGTTACCGATAAAGATATGGCTCTACGCTCTATGTACCGTGTACTTAAGCCTGGTGGACGTTTGTTAGTATTAGAGTTCTCTAAACCTGAGCATGAATTAGTTAATAAAGCCTACGATTTTTATTCTTTTAATATCTTGCCTAAAATGGGTGAGTTAGTGGCAAAAGACGGTGAAAGCTACCAATATTTGGCAGAATCTATTCGCATGCACCCTGATCAAGAAACACTGAAAAACATGATGGATGATGCAGGTTTTGAACAAACCAGTTATAAAAATTTAACTGGCGGTGTCGTTGCGCTGCATAAAGGTTATAAATTTTAA
- the recG gene encoding ATP-dependent DNA helicase RecG: MSRTMEALSNLAQIPVTTLKGVGPGMAVKLEKVGLVSLQDLLFHLPLRYEDRTRVTAVRDLMAGIFTNIIGEVTQNEIIQGKRRMMLVTINDGTGSINLRFFHFSASQKNSLAIGLNIRCYGEVNRGMRGFEMVHPEYKALDQDQPLTPAEETLTPVYSTTDGLRQISLRNLTEQALIRLKRGHVEELLPAEISHQQYSLAEALALIHRPPPDTSVVLMEAGKHPAQLRLIKEELLAHNLSMLKLRAANDHHPAVVLATDTQLEKSFLASLPFTPTGAQARVTAEIRTDLLKPVPMMRLVQGDVGSGKTLVAALAALTAIGQGFQVALMAPTEILAEQHAINFQKWFEPLSISVGWLVGKTKAKARRNALEHIENGNMQMVIGTHALFQEQVIFNKLALIIIDEQHKFGVHQRLSLREKGAWQGNYPHQLIMTATPIPRTLAMTAYADLDTSVIDELPPGRTPITTIALPDSRRDDVIERIRQGCTNDSRQAYWVCTLIEESEVLQCQAAEDTAVHLQEQLSGLKIGLVHGRMKADEKQAVMERFKLGELDVLVATTVIEVGVDVPNASLMVIENPERLGLAQLHQLRGRVGRGSVASHCVLMYKAPLTKTATKRLNVLRESNDGFVIAQKDLEIRGPGELLGTKQTGLADLRIADLQRDAHLIPEVQQQAQLIWRQYPEKANALINRWLANREKYSNA, from the coding sequence GTGTCTCGCACAATGGAAGCGTTATCTAATTTAGCCCAAATTCCAGTCACTACCTTAAAAGGCGTTGGCCCAGGTATGGCAGTTAAGCTAGAAAAAGTAGGTTTAGTTTCACTACAAGACTTACTATTTCATTTACCGCTTCGTTACGAAGACCGCACACGTGTAACTGCTGTTCGTGATCTTATGGCCGGTATATTTACCAATATCATTGGTGAGGTCACGCAAAACGAGATCATACAAGGCAAGCGCAGAATGATGCTAGTAACTATCAATGATGGTACAGGTAGCATCAATCTGCGTTTTTTTCATTTTTCAGCTAGCCAAAAAAATAGCTTAGCTATTGGGCTTAATATTCGCTGTTATGGTGAAGTTAATCGCGGTATGCGTGGTTTTGAAATGGTGCATCCAGAATATAAAGCGCTAGATCAAGATCAACCCTTAACTCCTGCAGAAGAAACCCTGACACCAGTCTATTCAACGACCGATGGTTTACGGCAAATATCTTTACGTAATTTAACCGAGCAAGCTTTAATCCGCTTAAAACGCGGCCATGTAGAAGAATTATTACCCGCGGAAATCAGCCATCAACAATACTCTTTAGCTGAAGCATTAGCCTTAATTCATCGACCTCCTCCAGATACCTCAGTTGTTTTAATGGAAGCAGGCAAACATCCGGCGCAGCTTAGGCTGATCAAAGAAGAGTTATTAGCCCATAATCTCAGCATGTTGAAATTAAGAGCCGCTAACGATCACCACCCAGCAGTAGTTTTGGCAACAGATACACAGCTAGAGAAAAGCTTTTTGGCGTCATTACCATTTACACCCACAGGAGCACAAGCAAGAGTTACTGCAGAAATACGTACCGACTTACTCAAACCCGTGCCTATGATGCGTTTAGTACAAGGTGATGTTGGTTCAGGTAAAACACTGGTTGCCGCATTAGCCGCGTTAACCGCTATTGGCCAAGGCTTTCAAGTTGCTTTAATGGCACCGACAGAGATATTGGCTGAACAACATGCGATTAATTTTCAAAAATGGTTTGAGCCGCTTTCCATTTCGGTAGGCTGGCTGGTCGGTAAAACCAAAGCCAAAGCAAGACGCAATGCCTTAGAGCACATTGAGAATGGCAATATGCAAATGGTCATTGGCACCCATGCCTTGTTTCAAGAGCAAGTAATATTCAACAAACTCGCACTGATTATTATTGATGAACAACATAAGTTTGGTGTCCATCAGCGTTTATCATTACGTGAAAAAGGCGCATGGCAAGGAAATTATCCACACCAGTTAATTATGACAGCCACACCTATTCCTCGTACCTTGGCAATGACAGCTTATGCAGATTTAGACACTTCAGTAATTGATGAATTGCCACCAGGGCGAACGCCTATTACCACCATTGCGTTACCAGACAGTCGACGAGACGATGTCATTGAACGTATTCGTCAAGGTTGCACAAACGACAGCCGTCAAGCCTACTGGGTTTGTACCTTGATTGAAGAGTCTGAGGTTCTGCAATGCCAAGCGGCTGAAGATACCGCTGTGCACTTGCAAGAGCAGTTATCCGGGTTAAAAATAGGTTTAGTACACGGTCGAATGAAAGCCGACGAAAAACAAGCCGTAATGGAGCGCTTTAAACTTGGCGAACTCGACGTGTTAGTGGCAACAACCGTAATCGAAGTGGGCGTTGACGTACCCAATGCTAGCCTCATGGTAATTGAAAATCCTGAACGCTTAGGCTTAGCACAACTACATCAATTACGTGGTCGTGTCGGTCGTGGTTCAGTCGCCTCTCACTGTGTATTAATGTACAAAGCTCCGCTGACTAAAACGGCTACTAAACGCTTGAATGTGCTAAGAGAAAGCAACGATGGCTTTGTTATCGCACAAAAAGATCTAGAAATTCGCGGGCCTGGTGAATTGCTCGGAACCAAGCAAACGGGTTTAGCTGATTTAAGAATTGCGGACCTACAGCGAGATGCTCACTTAATACCGGAAGTGCAGCAGCAAGCCCAGCTGATATGGCGACAGTACCCAGAAAAGGCTAACGCTTTGATCAATCGTTGGCTAGCAAATCGTGAAAAATACTCTAACGCTTAA